The proteins below are encoded in one region of Fibrella aestuarina BUZ 2:
- a CDS encoding APC family permease, giving the protein METKMKQSVDTTSVWRRKPLAAYEADVQKSELKRVLTRWGLTSLGIGAVIGGGIFVLTGIAAHDWAGPALAVAFIMAGVACTFAALCYAEFASILPVEGSAYAYSYGTVGEIFAWFIGWNLILEYMMGATTVAVSWSGYFEKLLHLFHIDPPLWLMNDPVTAQEKAAALRAAGQAVPDFSFALNLPALLIVWLVTYILVKGIKEAASTNNIIVIVKVATVIFVIIAGAFYVDVANWTPFIPNPVVDESGQTHYGFDGIVTAAGIVFFAYIGFDAVSTQAGEAINPKKDVPFAIIASLVICTILYILVSLVLTGMVKYDQLDMKAPVAQAFSDVGLTWAVYLITIAAIGGLTSVMLVMMLGQTRIFLGMAKDGLLPKFFRDIHPTFRTPWKSTILVGGIVSIVAALTPIDKVSELCSSGTLLAFAMICAAVWILRVREPNLERPYRTPALPVVATLGILANLYLMYNLRFDTKVTFVVWGALGIIVYFLYSRRNSNLNKQL; this is encoded by the coding sequence ATGGAAACAAAAATGAAACAATCAGTGGACACCACCAGCGTTTGGCGTAGGAAGCCGCTGGCTGCGTATGAAGCCGACGTACAGAAGAGCGAGCTCAAACGGGTGCTGACCCGCTGGGGGCTGACCTCACTGGGTATCGGAGCCGTTATCGGCGGGGGGATCTTCGTATTGACGGGGATTGCCGCGCACGATTGGGCTGGCCCTGCCCTGGCCGTCGCCTTCATTATGGCGGGGGTCGCCTGTACGTTTGCCGCTCTCTGCTACGCCGAATTTGCGTCGATCCTGCCCGTTGAAGGCTCTGCCTACGCCTACTCGTATGGCACCGTGGGCGAAATCTTTGCCTGGTTCATTGGCTGGAACCTCATCCTCGAATACATGATGGGTGCCACCACCGTAGCCGTAAGCTGGTCGGGGTATTTTGAGAAGCTGCTCCACCTGTTTCATATCGACCCGCCCCTGTGGTTGATGAATGACCCCGTAACCGCTCAGGAGAAAGCCGCCGCCCTTCGCGCTGCCGGGCAGGCCGTACCCGACTTTTCGTTTGCGCTTAACCTACCCGCCCTGCTGATCGTATGGCTGGTTACCTATATTCTGGTGAAAGGCATCAAAGAAGCCGCCAGCACCAACAACATCATCGTGATCGTGAAAGTAGCCACGGTTATTTTCGTGATTATCGCCGGGGCCTTCTACGTCGACGTCGCCAACTGGACACCGTTTATTCCGAATCCGGTCGTTGATGAATCGGGGCAGACCCACTACGGTTTCGACGGGATCGTAACGGCTGCCGGGATCGTGTTCTTCGCCTACATTGGCTTCGACGCCGTGTCGACGCAGGCTGGTGAAGCCATCAACCCCAAGAAAGACGTTCCGTTTGCCATCATTGCCTCACTCGTTATTTGTACGATCCTTTACATCCTGGTGTCGCTCGTGCTGACGGGCATGGTCAAGTACGACCAACTCGACATGAAAGCGCCGGTCGCGCAGGCCTTCTCCGACGTGGGGCTGACCTGGGCCGTGTACCTGATCACCATCGCCGCTATTGGCGGGCTCACGTCGGTGATGCTGGTGATGATGCTGGGCCAAACCCGGATCTTCCTGGGCATGGCCAAAGACGGGCTGCTGCCGAAATTCTTCCGCGACATTCACCCCACGTTCCGCACCCCCTGGAAAAGCACCATTCTGGTAGGTGGTATCGTGTCGATTGTGGCGGCCCTGACACCCATCGACAAGGTATCGGAACTGTGTAGCTCAGGTACGTTGCTGGCGTTTGCCATGATCTGCGCCGCCGTCTGGATTCTGCGCGTTCGGGAACCGAACCTCGAGCGCCCGTACCGCACCCCGGCGCTGCCGGTTGTGGCCACTCTGGGCATTCTGGCCAACCTGTACCTGATGTATAACCTCCGCTTCGACACCAAGGTGACGTTTGTGGTTTGGGGCGCGCTGGGTATCATCGTTTACTTCCTCTACAGCCGCCGCAACAGCAATCTGAACAAGCAGCTATAA